A single window of Lutzomyia longipalpis isolate SR_M1_2022 chromosome 1, ASM2433408v1 DNA harbors:
- the LOC129787962 gene encoding helix-loop-helix protein delilah, producing MRMHRTAEMITLDQSPVADPTADTNNNTPTKKNEKYSLRQRQKRDSARHMGTQNTSGTSSPEVRGVREKPKSKAAPLSKYRRKTANARERTRMREINTAFESLRQCVPISMAGAAQASCSSSTNEKLTKITTLRLAMKYIRTLSECLSRNASSDSSLLVNNNSLSINNNAKPEDADMMVDRVKMTPRSGQSVKEQRLKKDLSPCLTPPMDDSPADLGLILESDGESLQLSEPCLSPLGQSMKPFHCTPSESLELGLFLESDSESLQLSEPCLSPLGHLDPFGDDWIHSGFSEHSALDIYLT from the coding sequence ATGAGGATGCACCGGACGGCGGAAATGATCACGCTGGATCAATCACCCGTGGCTGATCCCACCGCTGACACCAACAACAACACCCCAACTAAGAAGAATGAAAAGTATTCGCTGCGGCAGCGCCAGAAGAGGGACTCTGCACGGCATATGGGGACACAGAACACCTCTGGGACGTCATCGCCGGAGGTGCGTGGTGTCCGGGAGAAGCCCAAGTCGAAGGCAGCACCCCTGAGCAAGTACCGGCGGAAAACGGCTAATGCGCGCGAAAGGACGCGAATGCGGGAAATTAATACGGCATTTGAGAGTCTGCGCCAGTGTGTACCAATTTCAATGGCCGGCGCCGCTCAGGCGTCATGTTCGTCGTCGACGAATGAAAAACTAACGAAGATCACCACCCTACGGCTCGCCATGAAGTACATCAGAACACTGAGCGAGTGCCTGTCGCGAAATGCGTCCAGTGATAGTAGCCTCTTAGTCAATAACAATAGCCTAAGTATTAACAATAATGCCAAGCCTGAGGATGCAGACATGATGGTGGATCGTGTGAAGATGACCCCGCGCTCTGGGCAGAGTGTCAAGGAGCAGAGGCTCAAGAAGGATCTCAGTCCCTGCCTCACACCACCCATGGACGATAGTCCGGCCGATCTGGGGCTAATCCTCGAATCGGACGGTGAAAGTCTCCAACTGTCTGAACCCTGCCTCAGTCCCCTGGGGCAGAGTATGAAGCCCTTCCATTGTACCCCCAGTGAAAGCTTAGAACTTGGGCTCTTCCTTGAGTCAGACAGTGAATCCCTGCAGCTGTCCGAGCCCTGTCTCAGCCCCCTCGGGCACCTTGATCCCTTCGGCGACGACTGGATCCACTCAGGCTTCTCCGAACATTCCGCCCTCGATATCTACCTAACGTGA